Genomic segment of Peribacillus frigoritolerans:
CTGCCTCCCTCCCTCCATTATAACCATAGTATTGGTTGGGGATTCCGCTTTGCACCAAAGCATTAATAGGTATCCTCCGAAAAATACATTAAGAAATAATTAAGGTTCCTTTGGTAACCTGGCCCTATCATGTTTGCAGGAATTATAGGAGGGATAGGCTTTGCTAAAGAAGGGGTTAAAAGAAAAAAGCGTTAAGGTGATCTTGGTTGGTTCTCTTGTGGGGATGGGGACATCCACTTATATGCCCGAGGCATGGGCGGCGGAAGGCGCGTCTGTCATTCAGGAAGAGGCACAAACGGTAAATAGTCTTTCAAAGCTAGAAATAGAAGGGATAGAACTGGATCAAAAATTTTCGGAAGATGTACACGATTATAGTTCGGCAGTGGGGGATGATGTGGAAAAGATCACATTGCTTGCAGCAAGCCCTAACGAGAATGCAGCCATATACGTGAATGGGGTAAAAATGACAGATGGTAAAGTGAAGGATTTAACTCTTCAAACAGGTCTGAATACATTTGAAATCACTGTCAGCGATGGGGAAAATGAAACGGTTGCCTATACTCTCAAGGTCGAAAAACTTGAAAGTGATGATAACCTTTTAACATCGATTGGATTATCAAAAGGCTCATTAACATTCGATTCTAAAGTGACAGCTTATAATGCTTCAGTTGAAAATGAAGTCCAGTCCGTTACGGTAACTCCGACATTGAGTGACAGTACCGCAATTGTAAAGGTGAATGGAAAGGATGCTACCGGTGCCGGTGTAAAGGTTAGCCTTCCAGTCGGTAAGACAACGGTGAAGATTGTCGTTACAGCAGAAAATGGAGATGGAAAAACCTATACGCTTACGATTACACGGGCTGCAGCCAAGGAAACCGAATCGAATGATGCTCCTAAAGAGAGTGAAGTTCAAAAGGAGCCATCAACAGAAACAAGTAAAGCTCAACCTTCCTCGGATAAGGGGAATAAATCATCTTTAACATCAGCAGAATCCTCGGATAAGGGGAGTAAATCACCTTTAACATCAGCGGAATCCTCCAATAATCTAAAACAAAGCAGTGGTGTCAGCCAAGTGCCGAAAGCACAGCAAATTGAAAGTAATTCAACACAAAAACTTAAAACGGATTCTATAGAGAAGGTAGCGTCAGCAGATTCTTTAGGCGAGGAAGGCAATAATGCACCAGTGTTGAACAATCTGACTGTATCAACCGGAGTATGGAACAAATCTTTTGAATCTAATGAGCATACCTATCATATCGAGGTCGATAATGATATTTCTTCAGTCGAAATGGATGCATCGACAAATGCCAGCGGAGCAACGATTGAATATGACGGTGAGAGCAGTAAACAAGTGAAGATCAAGGATAAAGCGAAGACGGCCATTTCCGTTACCGTATCAAAGGATGGGGAGCGCCGGACTTACGTCCTTGTTTTCGAAAAGGATATGGAGGTGGAGATGGATGAGGAAGAAACCGTGGATGATGTCAAAACAAAAGAGATGGAAGTTGAGCCAACACAAATGAGTACGGCTGGCAAGAAAGTGAGCGATACATCCAATGATACAGAAGGCCGGGTTAATGTGAAACAGCCTGTCGAGACTGTGTCATTCTTTGGGAATATAAAGGATTTCTTCACCTCCC
This window contains:
- a CDS encoding cadherin-like beta sandwich domain-containing protein, which codes for MLKKGLKEKSVKVILVGSLVGMGTSTYMPEAWAAEGASVIQEEAQTVNSLSKLEIEGIELDQKFSEDVHDYSSAVGDDVEKITLLAASPNENAAIYVNGVKMTDGKVKDLTLQTGLNTFEITVSDGENETVAYTLKVEKLESDDNLLTSIGLSKGSLTFDSKVTAYNASVENEVQSVTVTPTLSDSTAIVKVNGKDATGAGVKVSLPVGKTTVKIVVTAENGDGKTYTLTITRAAAKETESNDAPKESEVQKEPSTETSKAQPSSDKGNKSSLTSAESSDKGSKSPLTSAESSNNLKQSSGVSQVPKAQQIESNSTQKLKTDSIEKVASADSLGEEGNNAPVLNNLTVSTGVWNKSFESNEHTYHIEVDNDISSVEMDASTNASGATIEYDGESSKQVKIKDKAKTAISVTVSKDGERRTYVLVFEKDMEVEMDEEETVDDVKTKEMEVEPTQMSTAGKKVSDTSNDTEGRVNVKQPVETVSFFGNIKDFFTSLFK